Proteins from a genomic interval of Vanacampus margaritifer isolate UIUO_Vmar chromosome 4, RoL_Vmar_1.0, whole genome shotgun sequence:
- the ipo7 gene encoding importin-7, which translates to MDPEVLVEALRGTMDPNLREAAERQLSEGHTQVNFLSTLLRITMTDQLDLPVRQAGVIYLKNMVTQHWCVGDGSSTEAPVNNIPDEDRLFIRDTIVEAIIHSPERIRVQLTTCIHHMIKHDYPTKWTTIVDKIGFYLQSDNSAGWLGILLCLYQLVKNYEYKKPEERQPLVAAMHIFMPMLKDRFIQLLPDHSTDSVLIQKQIFKILYALFQYNLPLELINRQNLTEWMEILKTVVDRDVPPETMRVDEEERPELPWWKCKKWALHILARLFERYGSPGNTTKEYVEFAELFLKEYAVPAQQVLLKVLYQYKEKQYVAPRVLQQTLNYINQGIAHALTWKNLKPHIQGIIQDVVFPLMCYTDADEERWQEDPYEYIRMKFDVFEDFISPTTAAQTLLFTACNKRKEVLQKTMGFCYQILTDPTTDPRKKDGALHMIGSLAEILLKKKVYKDQMEFMLQSHVFPLFRNELGYMRARACWVIQYFCEVRFKSDQNLQTALELTRLCLINDNEMPVKVEAAIALQVLISNQEKAKEYITPFIRPVMQALLHIVRETENDDLTNVIQKMICEYSEEVTPIAVEMTQHLAMTFNQVIQTGPDEEGGDDKAVTAMGILNTIDTLLSVVEDHKEITQQLEGICLQVIGTVLQQHVMEFYEEILSLAHSLTCQQVSPQMWQLLPLVYEVFQQDGFDYFTDMMPLLHNYVTVDTDTLLSDTKYLEIMYDMCKKILTGDPGEDPECHAAKLLEVIILQCKGRGIDQVVPLFVAAALERLTREVKTSELRTMCLQVAIAALYYSPPLLLNTLENLRFPNNTEPITNHFITQWLKDVDCFLGLHDRKMCILGLCALIDLEHRPQVITQVGGQLLPAAILLFSGLKRAYACRAEHENEDDDDDEDGDDEDDNAELGSDEDDIDEEGQEYLEMLAKQAGEDGDDEDWEEDDAEETALEGYTTAVDDEDNLVDEYQIFKAILQSIQTRDPAWYQALTQVLDEDQGKQLLDIGTLADQRRAAHESKMIEKHGGYRFTAPVVPPTFDFGGTAPGMN; encoded by the exons ATGGATCCCGAGGTTTTGGTCGAGGCCCTGCGGGGCACCATGGACCCCAATCTGCGAGAGGCGGCGGAGAGACAACTCAGCGAG GGTCACACCCAGGTCAACTTTTTATCCACTCTGCTACGCATCACCATGACTGATCAGCTGGATTTGCCGGTCAGGCAAGCAG GTGTTATTTACCTTAAGAACATGGTAACTCAGCACTGGTGTGTTGGAGATGGTTCTTCTACAGAGGCGCCTGTCAACAACATCCCTGATGAAGACCGACTATTCATTCGAGACACCATAGTGGAGGCTATCATCCACTCGCCTGAGCGCATCAG AGTCCAGTTGACAACATGCATCCACCACATGATCAAGCACGACTACCCCACTAAGTGGACGACCATCGTAGACAAAATCGGCTTCTACCTTCAGTCCGACAACAGTGCAGGATGGCTCGGCATCCTGCTTTGCCTTTACCAGCTGGTGAAAAACTATGA ATACAAGAAGCCTGAGGAGCGTCAGCCTTTGGTGGCAGCCATGCACATATTCATGCCCATGTTGAAAGACCGTTTCATCCAGCTTCTCCCAGACCACTCTACCGACTCTGTGCTCATACAGAAACAGATCTTCAAAATCCTCTATGCCCTTTTCCAG TATAACCTGCCCCTGGAACTCATCAACAGGCAAAACTTGACGGAATGGATGGAGATTCTCAAGACTGTCGTGGATAGAGATGTCCCCCCG GAGACAATGCGGGTTGATGAAGAGGAGCGTCCCGAGCTTCCTTGGTGGAAGTGTAAGAAGTGGGCACTTCACATCTTAGCTCGGCTATTTGAAAG ATACGGAAGCCCAGGCAATACAACCAAAGAGTACGTAGAGTTTGCTGAACTTTTCCTAAAGGAATATGCAGTGCCAGCACAGCAG GTGCTGCTGAAAGTCTTGTATCAGTACAAGGAAAAGCAATATGTGGCTCCTAGAGTACTCCAGCAGACGCTCAACTACATCAACCAGGGGATAGCTCATGCGCTCACATGGAAAAACCTCAAACCACACATTCAG GGCATCATTCAGGATGTGGTTTTTCCCCTCATGTGTTACACAGACGCTGATGAGGAGCGCTGGCAAGAGGACCCCTATGAGTACATTCGCATGAAGTTTG ATGTATTCGAGGACTTCATTTCTCCTACCACAGCTGCCCAGACGCTGCTCTTTACTGCATGCAATAAACGAAAGGAG GTGCTGCAAAAGACAATGGGCTTCTGCTACCAGATTCTCACTGATCCTACCACTGATCCCAGGAAAAAAGATGGTGCCCTCCATATGATAGGCTCTCTGGCTGAGATCCTGCTCAAG aAAAAGGTTTATAAGGACCAGATGGAGTTCATGCTGCAGAGTCACGTCTTCCCCTTGTTCCGCAATGAACTGGGCTACATGAGAGCCAGA GCCTGCTGGGTGATCCAGTATTTCTGTGAGGTGAGGTTCAAAAGTGACCAGAACCTACAAACTGCTCTGGAGCTGACCCGCCTCTGCCTAATCAATGATAATGAGATGCCAGTGAAGGTGGAGGCTGCCATTGCCCTGCAGGTTCTCATCAGCAACCAGGAGAAAG CCAAAGAATACATCACCCCCTTCATTCGTCCAGTAATGCAAGCATTGCTGCATATTGTCAGGGAGACGGAAAATGATGACCTCACCAACGTCATACAAAAGATGATCTGTGAATACAGCGAGGAGGTCACGCCTATTGCAGTAGAGATGACTCAGCACCTG GCTATGACGTTCAACCAGGTAATTCAGACTGGGCCTGATGAGGAGGGAGGAGATGACAAGGCTGTGACAGCTATGGGCATCCTCAACACCATCGACACATTGTTGAGTGTGGTGGAGGACCACAAAGAG ATCACACAGCAACTTGAGGGCATCTGTCTGCAGGTGATTGGCACAGTTCTGCAACAACACGTAATGG AGTTTTACGAGGAGATCCTGTCATTGGCTCACAGCCTGACTTGCCAGCAGGTGTCACCACAAATGTGGCAGCTCCTTCCACTTGTGTATGAAGTCTTCCAGCAGGATGGATTTGACTACTTCACAG ACATGATGCCTCTCCTTCACAACTATGTAACAGTTGATACAGACACCCTCCTCTCAGACACCAAATACCTGGAAATTATGTATGATATGTGCAAAAAG ATTCTGACAGGTGATCCAGGCGAAGATCCCGAGTGCCATGCAGCCAAGCTTCTGGAAGTAATCATTCTGCAGTGCAAAGGCCGAGGCATAGACCAG GTTGTGCCCTTGTTTGTGGCTGCTGCCCTGGAGCGTTTGACACGAGAGGTGAAAACCAGTGAGCTGAGGACTATGTGCTTGCAAGTGGCCATTGCCGCACTTTACTACAGCCCCCCTTTGCTCCTCAACACTCTGGAGAATCTGCGATTCCCAAATAACACAGAGCCAATCACAAACCACTTCATCACCCAGTGGCTTAAAGATGTCGACTGCTTCCTTGG TCTGCATGACAGGAAGATGTGCATCCTGGGCCTCTGTGCCCTCATTGACCTAGAACACAGGCCCCAGGTCATCACGCAGGTTGGCGGTCAGCTTCTTCCAGCAGCTATTCTCCTCTTTAGCGGCCTCAAGAGGGCGTACGCCTGCCGAGCAGAGCACGAGAATgaggatgacgacgacgatgaggATGGGGATGACGAAGATGATAATG CTGAGCTGGGAAGTGACGAGGATGACATTGATGAGGAAGGTCAGGAATATCTGGAGATGCTGGCCAAGCAGGCAGGAGAGGACGGAGATGACGAAGACTGGGAGGAAGACGATGCGGAGGAGACGGCACTCGAGGGTTACACTACAGCTGTAGATGACGAAGACAACTTGGTAGACGAGTATCAGATCTTTAAAGCCATACTACAGA GTATCCAGACGCGTGACCCGGCGTGGTACCAGGCATTAACTCAAGTACTCGACGAAGATCAAGGCAAACAGCTTCTTGACATTGGCACACTGGCAGACCAGAGACGGGCAGCACATG AATCCAAAATGATCGAGAAACACGGTGGATACAGGTTCACAGCGCCAGTAGTGCCACCTACTTTTGACTTTGGAGGCACCGCTCCCGGAATGAATTGA